The following are encoded in a window of Castanea sativa cultivar Marrone di Chiusa Pesio chromosome 5, ASM4071231v1 genomic DNA:
- the LOC142635671 gene encoding F-box protein At5g49610-like, which produces MVIRKTKKKEEESPTLPKDMIFEILSQMTLGDIGRCRLVSKDWNLITYDSSFIQAHCERTKTIDGFFIRSLEWSKPVNKFVSINESDPKSKLSLDFIPGPVSIIAATKQGLLLCVDDYSCRNHKYYVCKPSTKQWTKIPNPRTRYFTERCAMVVLKSNPLHYKIIRFSTHPLRKFVTYKSVRYSFLFCEIFDSKEWAWKKLKDLVLLPKDEWLGFDPVVSVSGSLYWLTNNNMVFVFHVDSNKETTLDLPFPLCKKDYFDPMKLVEYQGCVGMLCKKGCDIQVWMMENHGVWSKKQTVSIEPAKLNTCCYPVAFQNFWDFVEISSSFKPFLEDFANQQLHSDTPPTITPSAPHLATIIYTLEIHANMDGTTCTSI; this is translated from the exons ATGGTTATACGcaagacaaagaaaaaggaggaaGAGTCTCCTACTCTTCCTAAGGATATGATCTTTGAGATTCTGAGCCAGATGACATTAGGAGATATTGGGCGGTGCAGACTTGTTTCAAAGGATTGGAACTTGATAACGTATGACTCAAGTTTCATACAGGCACATTGTGAAAGAACCAAAACTATTGATGGTTTTTTCATTCGAAGTTTAGAATGGAGTAAACCCGTCAACAAGTTTGTATCCATCAATGAATCAGATCCTAAATCTAAACTCTCGCTTGACTTCATACCTGGACCGGTCTCCATTATAGCTGCCACTAAACAAGGTCTTCTTCTGTGCGTGGATGATTATAGTTGTAGAAATCATAAATATTATGTTTGCAAGCCCAGTACTAAACAGTGGACGAAGATACCAAATCCTAGAACTCGGTATTTCACCGAAAGATGTGCAATGGTTGTGCTCAAGTCAAATCCTTTGCACTATAAGATCATTAGATTTTCAACACACCCCTTGCGTAAATTTGTGACCTATAAGTCTGTGAggtattcttttcttttttgtgagaTTTTTGATTCAAAAGAGTGGGCATGGAAAAAGTTGAAAGATTTAGTATTGTTGCCCAAAGATGAGTGGTTGGGATTTGACCCAGTTGTATCTGTTTCTGGCTCTCTTTATTGGCTAACTAACAACAATATGGTGTTCGTTTTTCATGTCGAttccaacaaagagacaacattAGATCTACCTTTTCCATTATGCAAGAAAGACTATTTCGATCCCATGAAACTTGTTGAGTACCAAGGGTGTGTAGGGATGCTTTGCAAGAAAGGATGTGATATACAAGTATGGATGATGGAAAATCATGGAGTATGGAGTAAGAAACAAACTGTGAGTATTGAACCTGCAAAACTTAATACTTGTTGTTATCCAGTTGCTTTCCAAA atttttgggattttgtgGAAATTTCCAGTTCCTTCAAACCTTTCTTGGAGGATTTTGCAAATCAACAGCTTCATTCTGACACTCCACCAACAATTACACCATCAGCTCCCCATCTAGCTACCATAATTTACACTTTAGAAATACATGCCAACATGGATGGAACAACCTGCACAAGCATTTAA